In Planococcus shixiaomingii, the DNA window AAAGCCGGTTTGCTTCTTTATTATTGGCTACCGGGTTCTTATAGTGCTCCTCCTATCGTCACATCTGCTCTGTTTGGAGCTTTGCTTACAAAAGTTGGTGTTTATGCGTTGTTCCGCATTTTTTCATTAATTTTTTATCATCAGCCGGAAATTACCCATACTCTCATCGGGATAATGGCGGGATTAACTTTAATCGGCGGTAGCTTAGGAGCAGTGGCGTATGACGATATCAGAAAAATTGCTGCCTATAATGTTGTTATTGCCGTTGGTTTCATGCTAGTAGGTCTAGCAGTTTCGAGCCCAACAGCCATTGAAGGATCTATGTATTATTTAATCCATGACATGGTTGTCAAAGCACTGTTATTTCTTCTGATTGGTACGATGATTTCTCTAACAGGAACTGCCCAAATTGGCAAAATGAGCGGCATGATGAAAAACTACCCAATTCTTGGCTGGTCATTTTTCATTGCAATGCTGTCCCTTGCCGGGGTTCCACCATTGAGTGGGTTTATCGGAAAAGTGCTTGTTTCGGAAGGCGCTATTGAAAGTGGCGCTTATGTCTTGCTAGCTCTATCTTTGCTGTCGAGTTTATTCATTCTTTACTCGTTGCTTCGCATCTTCAAAAACACCTTCTGGGGCGAAACCATCATCAGTAAAGAGGATCAGGTTCCTGTCAAAAAAGGATTTCTGTTCCCCATTGTCCTGCTAGTCTTCTTGACAGTCGCTATCGGTCTTGGAGCCGAGACTTTCTCGGTGTATGTAATAGATGCCGCAAATACTTTATCAAATCCAGGCATTTACATCGATGCGATCTTACAGAACGCCCAGCAATAATCCAAACGAATGAAAGGAGTGTGACGCATGCCTGCCCAATTTCTATTAAACATTATGATCGCTTTTCTATGGACATTGCTAATGGATGAGGATGCCTTCTACTTGAGCACATTCTTCGGCGGATATATTGTCGGCAGTGTGATTCTGTTCTTGATGCATCGTTTTTTCGGCACTAAATTTTATTTGATCCGGGTTTATTCGACTATAAAATTGCTTTTGATTTTCATCTCGGAGCTGACCCAGTCAAGCCTGCTGATTATAAAACAAATCCTAAGCCCCAAACTGAAGATCCAGCCGGGTATTTTCACATATGAGCACAACATGGAAGGCCCTTATGAGCTGACTACATTAGCTCTTTTGTTAACATTGACCCCGGGATCAGTCGTAATGGAAGTTTCACCCGACAGTAAAACTTTCTATATTCATGCCATGGATATAGAAGAATCCCGTGACCAGCTGATGCGTTCAATAAAAACTTTTGAAAAAGCTATTTTGGAGGTGACGCGAAATTGATAAACATCATTTTAACGATCGCTTTGTCCCTGTTCCTGTTGGCTATCATCTTGGCGCTATATCGGATTATTAGAGGCCCTTCCATGCCAGACCGGGTAGTGGCACTTGATATGATTGGCGTTAACCTTATTTCCGGTGTCGCAGTTTTTTCCGTTGTCCTCAGCACACACGCTTTTTTGGAAGTAATTCTAATCGTCGGGATTTTGGCTTTTATCAGTACAATTGCCCTGTCCCGTTTCGTCGAAAGGAAGGATATCGTTGAACATAAGCGTAATAGTTGAATATACGGGTGTTTTCCTTATTTTAATCGGAGGCATCATGGCGGTTATCAGTGCCATCGGTCTTCTTCGCCTTCCGGATGTTTATACACGGTCGCATGCTGCAACAAAAAGTTCTACGTTGGCTGTATTATTGTCTCTTACTGGAACGTTCCTTTACTTTTGGGCTACTGAAAACTTTATCAGTGTCCGGCTGGTGCTCGGCATCATTTTTGTTTTCTTGACTGCGCCGGTATCCGGCCACTTGATCACACGGGCCGCTTACCGCTCGCATGTAAAACTTTCAGAGTCTTCTACTGAAGATGCACTGAAAGATGTTTTGTTTAATACAGAAACAGACAAGTAAAAGCTCCGGTTGCATTAAAGTAGAATAAAACAATAAAATAATGAGATTATAAATATTAAACCAGCACGGAACTTTTACAGTTCTGCGCTGGTTTTTACTTTTCATACGGGTAAGAAATACCGTAATCCGCCTCGGCCTGTTACCCATTTCGGACGATAAAAAATACCGGCAAGCTTGTTTAGCTTGCCGGCTTTCCTGATTTTATTAATATGGTCCGGCTTCATGGCCTTTTTGAGCAGCGCCTTGCGCCACTTTATTGGCAGCAGCTTTGCCATATACTTTAGGCTCGCTATCTTTCA includes these proteins:
- a CDS encoding Na+/H+ antiporter subunit E; translated protein: MPAQFLLNIMIAFLWTLLMDEDAFYLSTFFGGYIVGSVILFLMHRFFGTKFYLIRVYSTIKLLLIFISELTQSSLLIIKQILSPKLKIQPGIFTYEHNMEGPYELTTLALLLTLTPGSVVMEVSPDSKTFYIHAMDIEESRDQLMRSIKTFEKAILEVTRN
- a CDS encoding Na+/H+ antiporter subunit D; its protein translation is MNNILIMPMLLPILAGVILIFLRSYGRIQAWVGIGTMAGTAAIALYLLDNIQTEGILRLDFGGWSPPFGISFVADSFSVLLVLTTSIVTAICLLYSIFSTSKAQSTMYFYPTALFLVAGVNGSFLTGDLFNLFVCFEVMLLSSYVLLTLGGSRKQLREAIKYVTINIVSSWFFLVALAFLYGAIGTLNMAHLSARVAEAGQGPLLTTISIVFLIVFSLKAGLLLYYWLPGSYSAPPIVTSALFGALLTKVGVYALFRIFSLIFYHQPEITHTLIGIMAGLTLIGGSLGAVAYDDIRKIAAYNVVIAVGFMLVGLAVSSPTAIEGSMYYLIHDMVVKALLFLLIGTMISLTGTAQIGKMSGMMKNYPILGWSFFIAMLSLAGVPPLSGFIGKVLVSEGAIESGAYVLLALSLLSSLFILYSLLRIFKNTFWGETIISKEDQVPVKKGFLFPIVLLVFLTVAIGLGAETFSVYVIDAANTLSNPGIYIDAILQNAQQ
- a CDS encoding Na(+)/H(+) antiporter subunit F1, with amino-acid sequence MINIILTIALSLFLLAIILALYRIIRGPSMPDRVVALDMIGVNLISGVAVFSVVLSTHAFLEVILIVGILAFISTIALSRFVERKDIVEHKRNS
- a CDS encoding Na+/H+ antiporter subunit G, yielding MNISVIVEYTGVFLILIGGIMAVISAIGLLRLPDVYTRSHAATKSSTLAVLLSLTGTFLYFWATENFISVRLVLGIIFVFLTAPVSGHLITRAAYRSHVKLSESSTEDALKDVLFNTETDK